Proteins encoded by one window of Arachis hypogaea cultivar Tifrunner chromosome 1, arahy.Tifrunner.gnm2.J5K5, whole genome shotgun sequence:
- the LOC140182706 gene encoding uncharacterized protein has product MVYRAVKEAREKIMGNERDQYNNVRDYLFEILRSNSGSRAKLCVTPIPQSPSVFDKLYIGLEACKQGFKSGCRPLIHLDGCFLKTYYGGQLLTAVAQDANNQFYVVAYGVARSETKES; this is encoded by the coding sequence ATGGTCTATAGAGCAGTTAAAGAGGCAAGGGAAAAGATAATGGGCAATGAGAGGGATCAGTATAATAATGTTAGGGATTATTTGTTTGAGATTCTAAGAAGCAACTCTGGCTCCAGGGCAAAACTCTGTGTAACACCTATACCTCAATCCCCTTCTGTATTTGATAAGCTTTATATAGGGTTAGAGGCATGCAAGCAGGGTTTCAAGAGTGGATGCAGGCCTTTGATCCACCTTGATGGTTGTTTTCTGAAGACATACTATGGTGGACAACTCCTAACAGCAGTGGCCCAAGACGCGAATAATCAATTCTATGTTGTTGCTTATGGAGTTGCAAGGTCTGAAACAAAAGAGTCTTAG